The following coding sequences are from one Megamonas funiformis window:
- a CDS encoding sugar kinase: MQSGLILVGEPMGLLIAQTEGSLNNVSSYDLAVAGAEFNVAIGTARLEHKVTYMTKLGDDPFGKRITTVLKDNKIGDEFISFSKERATGFMLKGRTSVGDPEIFYFRKNSAASTLNEDDVEKIDLSNYGYIHLTGILPALSEDTKKATFSLIKKAKKQGLFISFDPNLRPQLWKSQEEMIQTINELASYADLVLPGQAEGKILIGTDDEKEINDFYLQNGASICVTKCGSKGAYVSTKDGEGYMVEGYKVEKVVDTVGAGDGFATGVVTGLMEGLTLSEAVKRGTAIGAIQVMSRGDNEGLPTRQELKDFMNK, from the coding sequence ATGCAAAGTGGATTAATTTTAGTTGGTGAGCCTATGGGATTATTGATTGCCCAAACTGAAGGCAGTTTAAATAATGTTAGTAGTTATGATTTAGCAGTAGCAGGTGCAGAATTTAATGTAGCAATAGGTACAGCAAGATTAGAACATAAAGTTACATATATGACTAAATTGGGTGATGACCCTTTTGGAAAACGTATTACTACAGTATTAAAAGATAATAAAATTGGTGATGAATTTATATCTTTTTCTAAAGAACGAGCTACTGGTTTTATGTTGAAAGGTAGAACTAGTGTAGGAGATCCAGAAATTTTTTATTTTAGAAAAAATTCTGCTGCATCAACATTAAATGAAGATGATGTAGAAAAAATAGATTTATCAAATTATGGTTATATTCATTTGACTGGTATTTTACCAGCTTTATCAGAAGATACTAAGAAAGCTACATTTTCTTTAATTAAAAAGGCTAAAAAACAAGGTTTATTTATAAGTTTTGATCCTAATTTACGTCCTCAATTATGGAAATCTCAAGAAGAAATGATACAAACTATTAATGAATTAGCATCATATGCAGATTTAGTTTTACCAGGGCAGGCAGAAGGAAAAATATTAATTGGCACAGATGATGAAAAAGAGATTAATGATTTTTATTTACAAAATGGAGCTTCTATTTGTGTAACTAAATGTGGAAGTAAAGGGGCATACGTATCTACTAAAGATGGAGAAGGTTATATGGTAGAAGGTTATAAAGTGGAAAAAGTTGTTGATACTGTGGGGGCTGGTGATGGATTTGCAACAGGCGTAGTTACTGGTTTAATGGAAGGATTAACTTTATCGGAGGCAGTTAAACGAGGTACAGCAATTGGGGCAATTCAGGTTATGAGTCGTGGCGATAATGAAGGTTTACCAACTAGACAAGAGTTAAAAGATTTTATGAATAAATAA
- a CDS encoding sigma 54-interacting transcriptional regulator, translated as MNSILFIAPHEEIASIAKKTLIEMNLSIPLIVAKNKIAVNIAKQSESTSIIISRGGTVRDLKKYTNKIIVDIGISLTNILKSIEKLHLAGCKNIAIISNNNIIEPESSIINIHQTSVKICPYSNDEDVSKIIENLLPKNIDGIIGDIKPVELAKKYNIKNSIYIESDIISIRKAINEALILANKQQKKQLRLQTLQSIIDNINEGIIVYNLNKQPIFYNKLGKEILNNNTVLAGKKGTAQLNNYLTMYKGKILDINNEKLLLDVISLDINNELNNQILIFQKVNLIEKTARKIQVALYQKGLYAKKTFNDILYKSPKMEKLLTTAKQFAQSNSNILIYGETGTGKEGLAQSIHNASQRHDKPFVSVNCASLPPTLIESELFGYVEGAFTGARKSGKKGLFEMAHTGTIFLDEIGDLPLDIQSRLLRVLQEREIMRIGDDKILPIDIRLICATNKNLKQLIHEGKFRQDLYYRINVLRITLPPLRERTEDISLLLDYYLNKYGQISTKNLATEINRYLLNYPWNGNIRELKNVAEVLAFIYKNDISLDDVKHILDDVNDISSSNTSMLTLPINNNLKNMEKTIIQQLIDKNYSNDEICHLLGISKVTLWRKTK; from the coding sequence ATGAATTCTATTCTTTTTATTGCCCCTCATGAAGAAATTGCTTCTATTGCCAAAAAAACCTTGATAGAAATGAATTTATCTATACCATTAATTGTAGCTAAAAATAAAATTGCCGTAAATATAGCCAAACAATCAGAATCTACATCTATTATCATCAGCCGTGGTGGTACTGTTCGTGATTTAAAAAAATACACAAATAAAATTATAGTTGATATTGGTATTTCTCTTACTAATATTTTAAAATCTATAGAAAAACTTCACCTAGCCGGTTGTAAAAATATCGCTATTATTTCTAATAACAATATAATTGAACCAGAAAGCTCTATTATTAACATTCACCAAACAAGTGTAAAAATTTGTCCCTATTCAAACGATGAAGATGTTTCCAAAATTATTGAAAATCTATTACCTAAAAATATTGATGGAATTATTGGTGATATTAAGCCTGTTGAACTTGCCAAAAAATATAATATTAAAAACAGTATATATATTGAATCTGATATCATCTCTATAAGGAAAGCCATTAATGAGGCATTAATCCTTGCCAACAAACAACAGAAAAAACAGCTTCGCTTGCAAACATTGCAAAGCATTATAGACAATATAAACGAGGGTATTATTGTCTATAATCTAAATAAACAACCTATATTTTACAATAAACTAGGTAAAGAGATACTTAATAATAATACGGTTCTTGCCGGAAAAAAAGGAACTGCTCAACTTAATAATTATCTAACTATGTATAAAGGCAAAATTTTAGATATCAATAATGAAAAATTACTTTTAGATGTTATTTCTTTAGATATTAATAATGAATTAAATAATCAAATCTTGATTTTCCAAAAAGTAAATTTAATTGAAAAGACTGCTCGTAAAATTCAAGTAGCACTCTATCAAAAAGGTCTTTATGCTAAAAAAACCTTTAACGATATTTTATATAAATCTCCCAAAATGGAAAAACTTCTAACTACAGCTAAACAATTTGCCCAATCTAACTCTAATATCCTAATATATGGTGAAACAGGCACAGGCAAAGAAGGTCTGGCACAAAGTATTCACAATGCCAGTCAACGCCACGACAAACCATTTGTTTCTGTAAACTGCGCTTCACTCCCACCAACACTTATTGAATCAGAACTATTTGGATATGTTGAAGGAGCATTCACAGGCGCTAGAAAATCTGGTAAAAAAGGTCTATTTGAAATGGCTCATACAGGTACTATTTTTCTTGATGAAATCGGAGATTTACCACTAGATATTCAAAGTAGATTACTTCGTGTACTGCAAGAGCGTGAAATCATGCGTATTGGCGATGATAAAATACTCCCTATAGATATTCGTCTAATTTGTGCCACTAATAAAAATCTTAAACAACTCATTCATGAAGGCAAATTCCGCCAAGATTTGTATTATCGTATCAATGTACTGCGCATTACCCTACCACCATTACGTGAACGTACAGAAGATATATCTTTATTATTGGATTATTATTTAAATAAATATGGTCAAATATCAACTAAAAATCTCGCTACAGAAATAAATCGTTATTTACTTAATTATCCTTGGAATGGCAATATTCGTGAATTAAAAAATGTAGCAGAAGTTCTTGCTTTTATTTACAAAAACGATATTTCTTTAGATGATGTTAAACATATATTAGATGATGTTAATGATATTTCATCATCTAACACTTCTATGTTAACTTTACCTATAAATAATAATTTAAAAAATATGGAAAAAACTATTATTCAGCAATTAATTGATAAAAATTATTCTAATGATGAAATTTGCCATTTATTAGGTATAAGCAAAGTTACCTTATGGCGAAAAACTAAATAA
- a CDS encoding zinc-binding alcohol dehydrogenase family protein, translating into MKTIIINKPGEVEIIEQAMPVRKQGEALLKILYGGICGSDLGTYRGTFAYASYPRIPGHEFSAEIIEIGDNDRNLKPGMIVTCNPYFNCGHCYSCQRGLVNCCTSNETMGAQRDGAFSEYITMPIERIYDGKGLSAKTLALIEPFCISYHGISRANIQPNDKVLVIGAGTIGVLAAVAAKAKGAKVYISDVAENKMNYAIETFGLDDGILNDSPENFIKRVEEITNGNYFDVTIEAVGLPSTFQACIDAAAFGARMVQIGVGKRTHEFDFTLLQKKELNVYGSRNALKKDFLELIDLVKSGKVDLEKIVTNTYNLDEADKAFQDFSKNVASMLKVVIKF; encoded by the coding sequence GTGAAAACCATTATTATTAATAAACCTGGTGAAGTTGAAATTATTGAACAAGCTATGCCTGTACGTAAACAAGGAGAAGCTTTACTTAAAATATTATATGGTGGAATTTGTGGTAGTGATTTAGGTACATATCGTGGAACATTTGCTTATGCTTCCTATCCACGTATTCCTGGACATGAATTTTCCGCAGAAATCATCGAAATTGGTGATAATGACCGCAACTTAAAACCTGGTATGATTGTAACTTGTAATCCATATTTTAACTGTGGTCACTGTTATTCTTGTCAACGTGGTCTTGTTAACTGTTGCACTAGTAATGAAACCATGGGCGCACAACGTGATGGTGCTTTTTCTGAATATATAACAATGCCTATTGAACGTATCTATGATGGTAAAGGATTATCAGCAAAAACATTAGCACTTATTGAACCATTTTGTATTAGCTATCATGGTATCAGCCGAGCAAATATTCAGCCTAATGATAAAGTTTTAGTAATCGGTGCTGGTACAATTGGTGTTCTTGCTGCTGTAGCTGCTAAGGCTAAAGGAGCTAAAGTTTATATTTCTGATGTAGCAGAAAATAAAATGAATTATGCCATTGAAACTTTCGGTCTTGATGATGGTATTTTAAATGATAGCCCAGAAAACTTTATTAAACGTGTTGAAGAAATCACTAATGGCAATTATTTTGATGTAACCATTGAAGCAGTAGGTCTACCATCTACCTTCCAAGCTTGTATTGATGCTGCGGCATTTGGTGCTCGTATGGTACAAATAGGTGTAGGTAAACGCACTCATGAATTTGACTTCACTTTGCTTCAGAAAAAAGAATTAAATGTTTATGGTTCTCGCAATGCTTTGAAAAAAGATTTCTTAGAATTAATCGATTTAGTAAAATCTGGAAAAGTTGATTTAGAAAAAATCGTTACT
- a CDS encoding C-terminal binding protein, whose product MKVIITDCDHDNIDMETKILNTAQIDFELKQCHSEEDVISQCQDADALIVQYAHITKKVMDALPKLKMVVRYGVGVDTIDIEEATKHNIQICNVPDYGMNEVADHAIALMMAMTRKIVLMNNFTKSTKWDYAHSIPIHRASTQTVGVIGLGRIGRNFAIKAHALEYNIIGYDPYYKENENTKFIKIKSLEDVIKESDIISLHIPADGNKNLFNDETFKMMKNNAIIINVARGGIINEDDLYDALVNKEIAGAAIDCAATEPMMPNNKLFTLDNYLATPHMAWYSEEAALELKRKVAEECVSFLKEHTVRYPINHLK is encoded by the coding sequence ATGAAGGTTATTATTACTGATTGCGATCATGATAATATTGATATGGAAACCAAAATTCTAAATACTGCTCAAATCGATTTTGAGCTAAAACAATGCCATTCTGAAGAAGATGTTATTTCTCAATGCCAAGATGCTGATGCTCTTATTGTTCAATATGCACATATTACAAAAAAAGTTATGGACGCTTTACCAAAATTAAAAATGGTCGTTCGTTATGGTGTAGGTGTTGACACTATTGATATAGAAGAAGCGACTAAACATAATATTCAAATTTGTAATGTACCCGATTATGGAATGAATGAAGTTGCTGACCATGCTATTGCTTTAATGATGGCTATGACCAGAAAAATCGTGCTTATGAACAATTTCACTAAAAGCACAAAATGGGACTATGCTCATTCTATTCCAATACATCGTGCTTCCACACAAACAGTTGGTGTTATTGGTTTAGGTCGTATTGGCAGAAATTTTGCTATTAAAGCTCATGCTCTAGAATACAATATTATCGGTTATGACCCATATTATAAAGAAAATGAAAATACTAAATTTATAAAAATAAAATCTTTAGAAGATGTTATCAAAGAATCTGATATCATATCCCTTCATATTCCAGCAGATGGAAATAAAAACCTATTTAATGATGAAACATTTAAAATGATGAAAAATAATGCTATTATCATTAATGTAGCTCGTGGTGGAATTATTAACGAAGATGACCTTTATGATGCACTTGTAAATAAAGAAATAGCTGGAGCTGCCATTGACTGTGCAGCAACAGAACCTATGATGCCAAATAATAAATTATTTACTTTAGATAATTATTTAGCTACACCACATATGGCATGGTATTCTGAAGAAGCTGCCTTAGAATTAAAACGTAAAGTTGCAGAAGAATGTGTTAGCTTTTTAAAAGAACATACTGTTCGTTATCCAATAAATCATTTGAAATAA
- a CDS encoding MFS transporter has translation MELNTNKKTNYRWIVCGFLWVAVAVNYVDRTALSAATPIIMKEFNIDGTEMGIIMAAFFWAYALLQVPMGYIADKFGQRIVYSIAVAWWSIAQMCIAVCSSLFGFVTARLFLGVGEAGSYPCNVGVVSKWFPKHERSRATAIFDSASKFGNAFAMPVVVGLITMFTWHAPFLIFGAIGIVWAILWWFFYNDPRKSKYTNKAEVAYIEQDGSAVIEDVNCKSTMKWYQLLKYRNVQAMCLGFFILNYILYFFITWFPTYLVEERGMQFSQMGMAASVPFIAAVCGSLIAGILADKLLMKGWSVTKTRKTLLVIGILLATSVGFAAFVESNVIVIALLAVANFGCAVTGAMQWCLASDVAPKNMSSQLAGIQNCVANFGGVASPIVAGAILSATNSFQIALYTYGITAVIGALIYGCYLGKIEQIKVPEK, from the coding sequence ATGGAATTAAATACAAATAAGAAAACTAACTATAGGTGGATTGTATGTGGTTTTTTATGGGTAGCAGTTGCTGTAAACTATGTTGATAGGACTGCATTATCAGCAGCAACACCTATTATTATGAAAGAATTTAATATTGATGGTACAGAAATGGGTATTATCATGGCAGCTTTTTTCTGGGCATATGCTTTGTTACAAGTTCCTATGGGATATATTGCTGATAAATTTGGACAACGTATAGTATATTCAATAGCTGTTGCATGGTGGTCAATTGCTCAAATGTGCATTGCAGTATGTAGTTCTTTATTTGGTTTTGTTACAGCTCGACTATTTCTTGGTGTAGGTGAAGCTGGTTCTTATCCATGTAATGTTGGTGTTGTTTCTAAATGGTTTCCAAAACATGAGCGTTCTAGGGCTACTGCCATTTTTGATAGTGCTTCTAAATTTGGTAATGCTTTTGCAATGCCGGTAGTTGTTGGTCTTATTACTATGTTTACATGGCATGCACCATTTTTAATTTTTGGGGCTATTGGTATTGTTTGGGCTATTTTATGGTGGTTTTTCTATAATGATCCACGTAAATCTAAATATACAAATAAAGCAGAAGTGGCTTATATTGAACAAGATGGATCTGCTGTAATTGAAGATGTAAATTGCAAGTCAACAATGAAATGGTACCAATTGTTAAAATATAGAAATGTTCAAGCAATGTGTTTAGGATTCTTTATTTTGAATTATATTTTATACTTTTTTATTACATGGTTTCCAACATATCTTGTAGAAGAACGTGGTATGCAATTTTCTCAAATGGGTATGGCTGCTTCAGTACCATTTATTGCAGCAGTTTGTGGTTCTCTTATTGCAGGTATATTAGCAGATAAACTTTTAATGAAAGGTTGGTCTGTAACAAAAACTCGTAAAACTTTATTAGTAATTGGTATATTATTAGCAACTTCTGTAGGTTTTGCAGCATTTGTAGAATCAAATGTAATTGTAATTGCTTTATTGGCAGTAGCTAATTTTGGATGTGCTGTTACTGGTGCTATGCAATGGTGTTTAGCAAGTGATGTTGCTCCTAAAAATATGAGCTCTCAATTGGCAGGAATTCAGAATTGTGTAGCAAATTTTGGAGGAGTAGCAAGTCCAATTGTAGCAGGAGCTATTTTATCTGCAACTAATTCATTTCAGATTGCTTTATATACTTATGGTATTACAGCTGTAATTGGTGCACTTATTTATGGATGTTATTTAGGAAAAATTGAACAAATAAAAGTACCTGAAAAGTAA
- the uxuA gene encoding mannonate dehydratase — protein sequence MRMTFRWYGKKDDKITLQQIQQIPGMDGIVGALFDVPVGEVWPLEDLLSIKEDANKYNLDFKDIESINVHEDIKLGLPSRDKYIENYIISLRNAAKAGIKVVCYNFMPIFDWTRTDLALPLYDGSTALAYDYRLIAGKSPQDMAREILDNSNGFVLPGWEPDRLEELSKLFEQYEGMDEDRLRKNLEYFLKAVVPVAEECNIKMGIHPDDPPISVFGLPRIVKNEEDLDKIVNMVDSESNGLTICTGSLGSNLKNDIPHIIRKFGAKKRIAFMHVRNIQVHEPWVFNEVAHKSKHGSLDMFEIMKALYDVDFDGPIRPDHGRMIWNEEGRPGYGLYDRALGANYLCGLWDSINRIYGAK from the coding sequence ATGAGAATGACTTTTCGTTGGTATGGTAAGAAAGATGATAAAATCACATTACAACAAATTCAACAAATCCCAGGTATGGATGGAATTGTAGGAGCTTTATTTGATGTACCAGTAGGGGAAGTATGGCCATTAGAAGATTTATTATCAATAAAAGAAGATGCTAATAAATATAATTTAGATTTTAAAGATATCGAAAGTATAAATGTTCATGAAGATATTAAATTAGGGTTACCATCAAGAGATAAATATATAGAAAATTATATTATATCTTTAAGAAATGCAGCTAAAGCAGGTATTAAAGTAGTTTGTTATAATTTTATGCCTATTTTTGATTGGACAAGAACAGATTTAGCATTACCTTTATATGATGGTTCTACAGCTTTAGCATACGATTATCGTTTAATAGCTGGAAAAAGTCCTCAAGATATGGCAAGAGAAATATTAGATAATTCTAATGGTTTTGTACTTCCAGGTTGGGAACCAGATAGATTAGAAGAACTATCAAAATTATTTGAACAATATGAAGGTATGGATGAAGATAGATTAAGAAAAAATTTAGAGTATTTCTTAAAAGCTGTTGTACCTGTAGCAGAAGAATGTAATATTAAAATGGGAATTCATCCAGATGATCCACCAATTTCTGTATTTGGTTTACCTAGAATTGTAAAAAATGAAGAAGATTTAGATAAAATTGTTAATATGGTAGATAGTGAAAGTAATGGATTAACCATTTGTACAGGTTCTTTAGGATCTAATTTAAAAAATGATATTCCACATATTATTCGTAAATTTGGTGCTAAAAAAAGAATTGCATTTATGCATGTAAGAAATATTCAAGTACATGAACCTTGGGTGTTTAACGAAGTAGCACATAAATCTAAACATGGGTCTTTAGATATGTTTGAAATTATGAAAGCATTATATGATGTAGATTTTGATGGACCAATTAGACCAGATCATGGACGAATGATTTGGAATGAAGAAGGTAGACCAGGATATGGTTTATATGATAGAGCATTGGGTGCAAATTATCTTTGTGGTCTTTGGGATTCGATTAATAGAATATACGGTGCAAAATAG
- a CDS encoding lactate racemase domain-containing protein, protein MNEIYLSSTKNLSNYDIETAIDKLLQQYDNLRKILIIPPDFTRCFSKAGDITQIIYKKLSTNVKIDIMPALGTHAMINDEERIKMYGDIPKANFLHHKWQSDTIKIGEVPKDFVAKISNNLFNDTIDVEVNKYFWEDDYDLILSIGQVVPHEVVGMANYSKNIFVGIGGRQMINKSHMLGAICGIEKALGNDHAPARQVFDYAQKHYLKNKPLVYILTVTTTNKDDTINLNGLYIGTSRQAYEQAVQLSQKLNITYLNKPAKKVVAYLNPMELKTTWVGNKGIYRSRMAIADGGELLLLAPGIHSFGENAEVDEVIRKYGYIGRTKILKLYNENKFPNQLMVPAHLIHGSSDDRFSITYAVNPKLISKTEIESVGFNYMNIDDAIKRYNPDKLSDGWQIMPDGEEIYFIKNPATGLWRLP, encoded by the coding sequence ATGAATGAAATTTATTTATCATCTACTAAAAATTTATCTAATTATGATATTGAAACAGCTATAGATAAATTATTACAGCAGTATGATAATTTAAGAAAAATTCTAATTATTCCGCCAGATTTTACACGTTGTTTTTCTAAAGCTGGTGATATTACCCAAATAATTTATAAAAAATTATCTACTAATGTAAAAATTGATATTATGCCCGCATTAGGTACTCATGCAATGATTAATGACGAAGAACGCATTAAAATGTATGGTGATATTCCTAAAGCTAATTTTTTACATCATAAATGGCAATCAGATACTATAAAGATAGGTGAAGTTCCTAAAGACTTTGTAGCCAAAATATCTAATAATCTATTTAACGATACTATTGATGTTGAAGTTAATAAATATTTTTGGGAAGACGATTATGATTTAATTTTATCTATAGGACAAGTTGTTCCACATGAAGTTGTTGGTATGGCTAATTATAGTAAAAATATTTTTGTAGGTATTGGCGGTCGCCAAATGATAAATAAAAGCCATATGCTCGGTGCTATATGTGGTATTGAAAAAGCTCTTGGCAATGACCACGCACCAGCACGTCAAGTCTTTGATTATGCTCAAAAACATTATTTAAAAAATAAACCTCTAGTATATATTCTAACAGTTACTACCACAAATAAAGATGATACTATTAATTTAAATGGTTTATACATTGGTACCAGCCGCCAAGCTTACGAACAAGCTGTTCAATTATCACAAAAACTTAATATCACCTATTTAAATAAACCTGCAAAAAAAGTTGTTGCTTATCTAAATCCTATGGAATTAAAAACCACATGGGTAGGTAATAAAGGTATTTATCGTTCTCGTATGGCTATTGCTGATGGTGGAGAATTATTATTGTTGGCTCCTGGTATTCACAGTTTTGGAGAAAATGCTGAAGTTGATGAAGTCATTCGTAAATATGGCTATATTGGTAGAACAAAAATTTTAAAACTGTATAATGAAAATAAATTTCCTAATCAATTAATGGTTCCCGCACACTTAATTCACGGTTCTTCTGATGATAGATTTTCTATTACTTATGCTGTTAATCCAAAGTTAATAAGTAAAACAGAAATCGAAAGCGTAGGCTTTAATTATATGAATATTGATGATGCTATAAAAAGATATAATCCTGATAAATTATCCGATGGATGGCAAATAATGCCTGATGGTGAAGAAATTTATTTTATTAAAAATCCTGCTACTGGACTTTGGCGTTTACCTTAA
- a CDS encoding GntR family transcriptional regulator has protein sequence MTTLTLSLFKENESVREYAYRTLRENILKLKLKPGDKISEKEISDTLSISRTPVREAFIRLSQEQLLEVLPQRGTYISKINTSQIAEFRFLRVTLEQAVMKLACEKFPPEYQQKIIDCLEEQSTCVKIKNYSRFFELDNGMHSIIFSGCEKPNIWQLMQNTNLNYIRSRVLDLHSKNNEIDLLFTQHQQIVEAILNHDSVLGNKIITEHINKVIGDIEELKTIYPDYFE, from the coding sequence ATGACAACATTAACTTTATCTCTATTTAAAGAAAATGAATCTGTACGTGAATATGCTTATCGTACCTTACGTGAAAACATATTAAAATTAAAGCTAAAACCTGGGGATAAAATATCTGAAAAAGAAATTTCTGATACTTTATCTATAAGTAGAACACCAGTCCGAGAAGCTTTTATTCGACTATCTCAAGAACAACTATTAGAAGTACTTCCTCAAAGAGGAACTTATATTTCTAAAATAAACACTTCTCAAATTGCTGAATTTAGATTTTTACGTGTTACACTTGAACAAGCAGTTATGAAATTAGCCTGTGAAAAGTTTCCCCCTGAATATCAACAAAAAATCATAGATTGCTTAGAAGAACAATCAACTTGTGTAAAAATAAAAAATTATAGTCGCTTTTTTGAATTAGATAATGGAATGCATTCTATCATCTTTTCCGGATGTGAAAAACCTAATATTTGGCAGTTAATGCAAAATACTAATTTAAATTATATACGTTCCCGAGTCTTAGATTTACATTCTAAAAATAATGAAATTGATTTATTATTTACTCAACATCAACAAATAGTAGAAGCTATTTTAAATCATGATTCTGTTTTAGGTAATAAAATAATAACTGAACATATTAATAAAGTTATTGGTGATATTGAAGAATTAAAAACTATTTATCCTGATTATTTTGAATAA
- a CDS encoding FadR/GntR family transcriptional regulator — translation MTTSLVNITINKILNLIKNENLKPNDKLPTVEELSTKYNVGRSTIREALKVLATQNIITIKQGSGTFISEQQGMSKDPLGLEYISDDINIIFDMVTLRLIFEPEMAAMAAQFATRKDIQYIKDCCYEVENLINEGKDYYKEDANFHVAIAKASGNSIIHKITQVIHSSIKKNIFMTDNTLCKDTIVFHKRIIDCIENGDISGAKYAMINHLDAQRRFLIDNYKYKLTRKQL, via the coding sequence ATGACTACATCATTAGTTAATATAACAATAAACAAAATATTAAATTTAATAAAAAATGAAAATCTTAAACCAAATGATAAATTGCCAACAGTTGAAGAATTATCAACGAAATATAATGTAGGTAGAAGTACTATAAGAGAAGCTCTAAAAGTATTAGCTACTCAAAATATAATAACAATAAAACAAGGTTCAGGAACATTTATTTCAGAACAACAAGGTATGAGTAAAGATCCTTTAGGGTTAGAATATATTAGTGATGATATAAATATAATTTTTGATATGGTAACGTTACGTTTGATTTTTGAACCAGAAATGGCAGCAATGGCAGCGCAATTTGCAACAAGAAAAGATATTCAATATATAAAGGATTGTTGCTATGAGGTGGAAAATTTAATAAATGAGGGAAAAGATTACTATAAAGAAGATGCAAATTTTCATGTAGCTATAGCTAAAGCTAGTGGAAATAGTATAATTCACAAAATTACGCAAGTAATACATTCTTCAATAAAAAAGAATATTTTTATGACAGATAATACTTTATGTAAAGATACAATTGTTTTTCATAAAAGAATAATTGATTGTATTGAAAATGGAGATATAAGTGGAGCTAAATATGCAATGATAAATCATTTAGATGCACAACGAAGATTTTTAATAGATAATTACAAATATAAATTGACAAGAAAACAACTATAA
- a CDS encoding bifunctional 4-hydroxy-2-oxoglutarate aldolase/2-dehydro-3-deoxy-phosphogluconate aldolase: MISKNIQKIFDIGLVPLIVLDDVEDAVPLGKALVAGGIPVAEVTFRTEAGGAVIEKMTQEVPEILVGAGTVHDVEHAKEAVEKGAKFIVTPGFNLDVVKWCVDNNIDVIPGTVAPSDIEAAMNLGLSVCKFFPAEAYGGVKTLKALAGPYADIKFMPTGGVSENNMNEYLTLSNVGAIGGSFMTPSKLVKEKKWNEITEVCKAIVKKMLGFELAHVGINTKDANEANNIANTLGNVFLQEKRETSGAYFSGDVAEVVKGSFLGEHGHICIDTIDMPRTIAYLKRIGVEFNNETWAKDDKGNIINVYLKDSIGGFAIHVRRKAQ; this comes from the coding sequence ATGATTAGTAAGAATATACAAAAAATTTTTGATATAGGTTTAGTACCTTTAATTGTATTAGATGATGTAGAAGATGCTGTTCCTTTAGGAAAAGCTTTAGTTGCTGGTGGTATACCTGTAGCAGAAGTTACTTTCCGTACAGAGGCAGGTGGTGCTGTTATAGAAAAGATGACTCAAGAAGTACCTGAAATTCTTGTAGGTGCGGGTACTGTTCATGATGTGGAACATGCTAAAGAAGCTGTAGAAAAAGGTGCTAAATTTATTGTGACACCAGGATTTAATTTAGATGTAGTCAAATGGTGTGTAGATAATAATATAGATGTAATTCCAGGAACTGTAGCACCTAGTGATATTGAAGCTGCAATGAATTTAGGATTATCAGTATGTAAATTTTTCCCAGCAGAAGCATATGGTGGAGTAAAAACTTTAAAAGCTTTAGCTGGTCCTTATGCTGATATAAAATTTATGCCTACTGGTGGAGTCAGCGAAAATAATATGAATGAATATTTAACATTATCTAATGTAGGAGCTATTGGTGGAAGTTTTATGACTCCTTCAAAATTAGTTAAAGAGAAAAAATGGAATGAAATTACTGAGGTTTGCAAAGCTATTGTGAAAAAAATGTTAGGTTTTGAATTGGCACATGTAGGTATTAATACAAAAGATGCTAATGAAGCTAATAATATAGCTAATACTTTAGGAAATGTATTTTTACAAGAAAAAAGAGAAACTTCTGGTGCATATTTTAGTGGTGATGTAGCAGAGGTAGTAAAAGGCTCGTTTTTAGGCGAACATGGCCATATTTGCATTGATACAATTGATATGCCACGAACTATTGCATATTTGAAACGTATTGGCGTGGAATTCAATAATGAAACTTGGGCTAAAGATGACAAGGGGAATATTATTAACGTTTATTTAAAAGATAGTATAGGTGGTTTTGCTATACATGTTAGAAGAAAAGCTCAGTAA